A single region of the Capra hircus breed San Clemente chromosome X unlocalized genomic scaffold, ASM170441v1, whole genome shotgun sequence genome encodes:
- the FUNDC1 gene encoding FUN14 domain-containing protein 1 — protein MATRNPPPQEYESDDDSYEVLDLTEYARRHHWWNRVFGHSSGPMVEKYSVATQIVMGGVSGWCAGFLFQKVGKLAATAVGGGFLLLQIASHSGYVQIDWKRVEKDVNKAKRQIKKRANKAAPEINNIIEEATEFVKQNIVISSGFVGGFLLGLAS, from the exons ATGGCGACCCGGAACCCCCCTCCCCAAG AATATGAAAGTGATGATGATTCTTACGAAGTGTTGGATTTAACTGAGTATGCCAGAAGACATCACTGGTGGAATCGAGTGTTTGGCCACAGTTCCGGACCTATGGTAGAAAAATACTCGGTAGCCACCCAGATTGTAATGGGTGGAGTGAGTGGCTG GTGTGCGGGATTTTTGTTCCAGAAAGTTGGAAAACTTGCAGCAACTGCAGTAGGTGGTGGCTTTCTTCTCCTTCAG ATTGCCAGTCACAGTGGCTATGTGCAGATCGACTGGAAGAGGGTGGAAAAAGAtgtaaacaaagcaaaaagacagaTTAAGAAACGAGCCAATAAGGCAGCACCTGAAATCAATAACATAATAGAAGAA GCAACAGAATTTGTCAAACAGAACATTGTGATATCCAGTGGATTTGTGGGAGGCTTTTTGCTAGGCCTTGCATCTTAA